In one Ignavibacteriota bacterium genomic region, the following are encoded:
- the araA gene encoding L-arabinose isomerase, whose protein sequence is METLQEIWFVTGSQHLYGEATLKKVEENSIHIVKSLNDSKKLPLSIEFKTVVTTPEKVFNIISEANSSSRCIGLIFWMHTFSPAKMWINGLNIIQKPFLHLHTQFNQEIPWDSIDMDFMNLNQAAHGDREFGFICTRMNKNRKVVVGHWSNDKVQEKIAMWMRVVSAWADMRNMKIARFGDNMREVAVTEGNKVSGQIQFGISVNGYGVGDLVKVVNQVEDSEVTKLVEEYFDSYIISEDAKKNRPMYHSVLDAARIELGMRKFLSDGNFKAFTTTFEDLHGLKQLPGIAVQRLMNDGYGFGAEGDWKTSAIVRAVKTMANGLDGGTSFMEDYTYHFNQNGDKVLGSHMLEICPSIAAEKPKLEVHPLSIGGKEDPARLVFNVNPGKAINVSLIDLGNRFRLITNEVDAVNPDKDLPNLPVARVMWIPKPNLEIGAEAWIYAGGAHHTVFSKAITKEYIEDFAEIANIEHLLINDSTNISEFKKELRFNETYFK, encoded by the coding sequence ATGGAAACTCTACAAGAAATCTGGTTTGTAACCGGAAGTCAGCATTTGTACGGTGAAGCTACTCTGAAAAAAGTTGAAGAAAATTCAATACACATTGTGAAAAGTTTAAATGATTCTAAAAAACTGCCTTTGTCAATTGAATTTAAGACTGTTGTTACAACACCCGAAAAAGTTTTTAATATTATAAGTGAAGCAAACTCGAGTTCAAGATGTATTGGATTGATATTTTGGATGCACACATTCTCCCCCGCTAAAATGTGGATCAACGGATTAAATATTATTCAGAAACCATTTCTTCATCTGCATACACAATTCAATCAGGAAATTCCTTGGGATTCAATTGATATGGATTTTATGAATCTAAATCAAGCCGCTCACGGTGACAGAGAGTTTGGATTTATCTGCACAAGAATGAATAAAAATAGAAAGGTTGTTGTCGGACATTGGAGCAATGATAAAGTCCAAGAAAAAATCGCGATGTGGATGCGTGTGGTTTCCGCTTGGGCTGATATGCGGAATATGAAGATTGCCCGTTTCGGCGATAACATGAGAGAAGTCGCTGTGACTGAAGGCAATAAAGTCAGCGGACAAATTCAATTTGGAATTTCGGTTAATGGTTACGGCGTGGGTGATTTGGTAAAAGTTGTAAATCAAGTTGAAGATAGTGAAGTTACTAAGTTAGTTGAAGAATATTTTGATTCTTATATAATTTCCGAAGATGCGAAAAAGAACAGACCAATGTATCACAGTGTTTTGGATGCGGCGAGGATTGAACTTGGAATGAGAAAATTTTTAAGCGATGGAAATTTTAAAGCGTTTACCACTACATTTGAAGATTTGCATGGATTGAAACAATTGCCAGGCATAGCCGTTCAAAGATTGATGAACGACGGATACGGATTCGGTGCCGAAGGTGATTGGAAAACGTCCGCAATTGTCCGTGCAGTAAAAACAATGGCAAACGGATTGGACGGCGGTACATCATTTATGGAAGATTATACTTATCATTTTAATCAGAACGGCGATAAAGTTTTAGGTTCGCATATGCTTGAAATTTGTCCATCCATTGCGGCAGAAAAACCAAAATTGGAAGTTCATCCTTTAAGCATCGGCGGAAAAGAAGACCCTGCAAGATTGGTTTTTAACGTAAATCCAGGTAAGGCAATTAATGTTTCCTTAATTGATTTGGGAAACCGTTTCAGATTAATTACGAATGAAGTTGACGCCGTTAATCCCGATAAAGATTTGCCAAATCTGCCGGTAGCGAGAGTAATGTGGATTCCCAAACCAAATTTAGAAATTGGAGCTGAAGCTTGGATTTATGCCGGCGGCGCGCACCATACGGTATTCAGCAAAGCCATAACAAAAGAATATATTGAAGATTTTGCGGAAATTGCAAATATAGAACATTTGTTAATTAATGATTCTACCAATATTTCCGAATTCAAAAAAGAATTGAGATTTAACGAAACTTATTTCAAATAG
- a CDS encoding PTS sugar transporter subunit IIC has translation MNKALTDFMNKHIVPPLNVLSENPYLSAIRAGMVAVVPLTIVGSIFIIISYFPFSGWDKIIEPYRTILDIPVSATFGLLALFVCFSIGYDLGKQMKQEAIISASLSSLIFLLIQFNPQDGSLIFDNLGSKGIFTAILIAFISVSVQKFFTDKNLVFRLPKNVPPVVYESFVSLSPLFFLLVTFWLIQYVIGVDINGLVEIIFRPVVFAFNTLPGILVYAFLVTLLWSVGINGDNAMDAIAAPIFLQYLTENVTAMSMHQPLPYITAYGFFTTFVNVGGTGATIGLALIMLNSKEPGFRKISRFSLPTQIFQINEPIFFGFPIVLNPIFMVPYILITLFLTAGTYILMDFDLISKPVINVPWTTPPIIGHYLVSGGDWRAAVWGAVSLILAMAVYFPFAKIAERNRLNDEAVGKSHE, from the coding sequence ATGAATAAAGCTCTTACCGATTTTATGAACAAACATATTGTTCCGCCGCTTAATGTATTAAGTGAAAATCCATATCTTTCCGCTATTCGCGCAGGAATGGTAGCTGTTGTTCCTTTAACTATTGTTGGAAGTATTTTTATAATTATTTCATATTTCCCTTTCAGCGGCTGGGATAAAATTATTGAGCCTTACAGAACAATACTTGATATTCCTGTAAGCGCTACATTCGGATTGCTCGCGTTATTTGTATGTTTTTCTATCGGTTATGATCTGGGTAAACAAATGAAGCAGGAAGCGATAATCAGCGCCTCTCTTTCCTCGCTGATATTTTTGCTGATTCAATTCAACCCGCAGGACGGCTCGCTTATTTTTGATAATCTTGGTTCAAAAGGAATTTTTACCGCAATTTTAATCGCGTTTATTTCAGTCAGCGTTCAAAAATTTTTTACGGATAAAAATTTAGTTTTCCGTCTTCCAAAAAATGTTCCTCCTGTTGTGTATGAGTCTTTTGTTTCGTTAAGTCCGTTATTTTTTCTATTAGTTACATTTTGGCTAATTCAGTACGTAATTGGAGTTGATATAAACGGACTAGTCGAAATTATTTTCCGACCGGTTGTTTTTGCGTTTAATACTTTGCCGGGAATTTTAGTTTACGCGTTTTTGGTTACGCTTCTTTGGTCGGTTGGAATAAATGGCGATAACGCGATGGACGCAATTGCCGCTCCGATTTTTCTTCAATATTTAACCGAAAATGTTACGGCGATGTCTATGCATCAGCCGCTGCCTTACATTACTGCTTACGGATTCTTTACCACATTTGTTAACGTTGGCGGAACCGGAGCCACTATTGGCCTTGCTTTGATAATGCTTAATTCCAAAGAACCGGGATTTAGAAAAATTTCAAGATTTTCTCTGCCGACTCAAATCTTTCAGATCAACGAACCGATATTTTTCGGATTTCCAATAGTACTGAATCCAATATTTATGGTGCCTTATATTCTGATCACTTTGTTTCTTACAGCAGGAACATACATTTTAATGGATTTCGATTTGATCAGCAAACCAGTAATAAATGTACCCTGGACAACTCCACCGATAATTGGGCATTATTTGGTTTCGGGTGGTGACTGGCGTGCCGCGGTTTGGGGCGCGGTTTCATTAATTTTAGCTATGGCTGTGTATTTTCCATTCGCGAAAATTGCCGAACGAAACAGATTAAATGATGAAGCAGTAGGGAAGTCGCACGAGTAA